The proteins below come from a single Etheostoma spectabile isolate EspeVRDwgs_2016 chromosome 4, UIUC_Espe_1.0, whole genome shotgun sequence genomic window:
- the slc2a1b gene encoding solute carrier family 2, facilitated glucose transporter member 1, whose product MDSGKRITFPLMLSVGTAVIGSLQFGYNSGVINAPQKIIERFINETYFERYQEQISRTTLTAIWSIAVSIFSVGGIVGSFSVGLFVNRFGRRNSMLMANVLAFIAAALMGFSKMANSWEMLIVGRFVVGLYAGLSTGFVPMYVGEISPTALRGALGTFHQLGIVVGILIAQVFGLESIMGNDDLWPLLLGFIFILALIQCILLPLCPKSPRFLLINKNEENKAKAVLKKLRGTTDVSSDMQEMKEESRQMMREKKVTIPELFRSHLYRQPILIAVVLQLSQQLSGINAVFYFSTRIFEKAGVEQPVYATIGTGVVNTAFTVVSLFIVERAGRRSLHMLGLLGMAASAVLMTIAMALLDQLKWMSYLSIVAVFAFVAFFELGPGPIPWFIVAELFSQGPRPSAFAVAGFSNWTANFIVAMTFQYVEDLCGPYVFIIFTVLLLFFFVFTYFKVPETKGRTFDEISSGFRQTAATGGVKHSPEELNSLGADSQL is encoded by the exons ATCATTGAGAGGTTCATCAATGAGACATATTTTGAGCGCTACCAGGAGCAGATCTCCAGGACCACCCTCACGGCCATCTGGTCCATCGCCGTCTCCATCTTCTCTGTTGGTGGCATCGTTGGCTCCTTCTCTGTCGGACTCTTTGTCAACCGCTTTGGAAG GAGGAACTCTATGCTCATGGCCAATGTCCTAGCCTTCATCGCAGCCGCTCTGATGGGCTTTTCAAAGATGGCCAACTCCTGGGAAATGTTGATCGTTGGTCGTTTCGTGGTGGGCCTCTACGCCGGCCTCTCCACAGGCTTCGTGCCAATGTATGTGGGTGAGATTTCCCCAACAGCCCTACGAGGAGCCCTGGGCACCTTCCACCAGCTGGGCATTGTTGTCGGCATCCTGATTGCACAG GTGTTTGGACTGGAGTCAATCATGGGCAACGACGACTTGTGGCCGCTCCTCTTGGGCTTCATCTTCATCCTTGCTTTGATACAGTGCATCCTGCTGCCTCTCTGCCCCAAGAGCCCTCGTTTCCTGCTCATCAACAAGAACGAAGAGAACAAGGCCAAGGCTG TGTTGAAGAAGCTCAGAGGCACCACAGATGTGAGCTCTGACATGCAGGAGATGAAGGAAGAAAGCCGGCAGATGATGAGGGAGAAGAAGGTGACCATTCCGGAGCTTTTCCGCTCGCACCTTTACCGCCAGCCCATCCTGATTGCTGTCGTCCTACAGCTGTCTCAGCAGCTGTCTGGCATCAACGCA GTATTCTACTTCTCCACTCGTATCTTTGAGAAAGCCGGAGTTGAGCAGCCTGTCTATGCCACCATTGGAACCGGTGTAGTTAACACAGCTTTTACTGTGGTGTCG CTGTTCATCGTAGAACGTGCAGGACGTCGGTCTCTGCACATGCTGGGGCTGCTGGGAATGGCTGCATCTGCTGTCTTAATGACTATTGCCATGGCTCTGTTG GACCAGCTCAAATGGATGTCATATTTAAGCATCGTGGCCGTATTTGCCTTTGTCGCGTTCTTCGAGCTGGGACCGGGTCCCATCCCCTGGTTCATCGTGGCCGAGTTGTTCTCACAGGGACCCCGGCCTTCGGCCTTTGCTGTTGCTGGGTTCTCCAACTGGACTGCTAATTTCATTGTGGCAATGACTTTCCAGTATGTAGAG GATCTGTGCGGCCCCTACGTGTTTATCATCTTCACTGTGctgctgctctttttcttcGTCTTCACCTACTTCAAAGTACCGGAGACCAAGGGCCGGACGTTTGACGAGATCTCGTCCGGCTTCCGGCAGACTGCTGCCACCGGGGGAGTAAAGCACTCGCCGGAGGAGCTCAACAGCCTGGGAGCAGATTCTCAGCTCTGA